From Bradyrhizobium symbiodeficiens, the proteins below share one genomic window:
- a CDS encoding DUF4159 domain-containing protein, with product MMGLPLAFTEPLLLIGLVSLPVLWWLLRVMPPRPRRIEFPPTRLLFDIAPREETPSRTPWWLTALRLLAAALVIFAAAGPIWNPQTGAADSKAPLMIMLDDGWSAASHWDVRIRAADELIANADNDRRAIALVPLSEPNRDITLMPAGAARVALRQLAPKPYSIDRVETLAAVDRFLKATGDCEIAWLSDGVDTGRGEDFVAGLGKTIGDRSLTIFEGGTSSPLALVAAENAAAKMTVKVLRTDSGIAIGTVRALDQKASPIGEARFSFGPQDKETDAAFDLPVELRNDITRLEISGERSAGAVQLLDKRWRRRAIGIVSGASSETAQPLLAPTFYLTRALAPFADVRLADKGSPQQGITQFLDQKLPMIILADVGTIAPELRERLNAWIDQGGVLVRFAGPRLAQAEDDLVPVKLRKGGRTLGGSLTWEKPQHLASFAADGPFAGVVVPKDVTVSRQVLAEPDAVLATKSWASLEDGTPLVTGEHRGKGLVSLFHVSADMRWSDLPMSGTFVEMLRRVVDISGYTSKPGAGVAGEATAETVAPLHILDGFGAFGPPPATAKPLPADYRDRATSDHPPGFYGPAEGPLAVNTLASADRIAALNTTGLRARHATYTNAEPRDLRGWLLSTALALFLVDAIIVAVLGGGIAALLRRRAAPAMIVLGLLFASLSPAPSRADSATDDFAMKATSQTRLAYVVTGNADVDSIVKAGLSGLTLFLAQRTALEAGDPVGIDPARDELAFFPLIYWPIVPGAPKPPQDAINKIDAYMKQGGTVLFDTRDAIEAPPGANGAAQTPGMQTLREILSSLDVPELEPVPREHVLTKTFYLLRDFPGRFVTGQTWVEALPRDDDEDNAQRPARGGDGVSPIIITSNDLAGAWAVRPDGQAMLPVTGGDTRQREFAYRAGANIVMYTLTGNYKADQVHAPALIERLGQ from the coding sequence ATGATGGGACTGCCGCTCGCCTTCACCGAACCGCTGCTCCTGATCGGCCTCGTCAGCCTGCCGGTGCTGTGGTGGCTGTTGCGCGTCATGCCGCCACGGCCGCGCCGCATCGAGTTTCCGCCGACGCGCCTGCTGTTCGACATCGCCCCGCGGGAGGAGACACCCTCGCGGACGCCGTGGTGGCTGACCGCATTGCGCCTCCTGGCTGCGGCTCTCGTCATCTTCGCGGCCGCCGGCCCGATCTGGAATCCGCAAACGGGCGCAGCCGACAGCAAGGCGCCGCTGATGATCATGCTCGACGACGGCTGGAGCGCGGCGTCGCACTGGGACGTCAGGATCAGGGCCGCCGACGAGCTGATCGCCAATGCCGACAACGACCGCCGCGCGATCGCGCTGGTGCCGCTGTCCGAGCCGAACCGCGACATCACCCTGATGCCGGCGGGCGCCGCGCGCGTCGCGTTGCGGCAGCTCGCGCCAAAGCCCTATTCGATCGATCGTGTCGAGACGCTGGCCGCGGTCGATCGTTTCCTGAAAGCCACCGGCGATTGCGAGATCGCCTGGCTGTCCGACGGCGTCGACACCGGCCGCGGCGAGGACTTCGTCGCCGGCCTCGGCAAGACCATCGGCGATCGCAGCCTGACCATCTTCGAAGGCGGCACCTCCTCGCCGCTGGCGCTGGTCGCGGCCGAGAACGCGGCGGCGAAGATGACGGTGAAGGTGCTGCGCACCGACAGCGGCATCGCGATCGGCACCGTGCGCGCGCTGGATCAGAAGGCTTCGCCGATCGGAGAGGCGCGTTTCTCGTTCGGTCCGCAGGACAAGGAGACCGACGCTGCGTTCGATCTGCCGGTCGAGCTGCGCAACGACATCACACGGCTCGAGATCTCGGGCGAGCGCTCCGCCGGCGCGGTGCAGCTGCTCGACAAGCGCTGGCGCCGCCGCGCCATCGGCATCGTGTCGGGCGCGTCCAGCGAGACCGCGCAGCCGCTGCTGGCGCCGACCTTCTACCTCACCCGCGCGCTGGCGCCCTTCGCCGACGTCAGGCTCGCCGACAAGGGCTCGCCGCAGCAGGGCATCACACAATTCTTGGACCAGAAGCTGCCGATGATCATCCTCGCCGATGTCGGCACCATCGCGCCGGAGCTGCGCGAGCGCCTCAATGCCTGGATCGATCAGGGCGGCGTGCTGGTGCGGTTCGCAGGCCCCCGGCTAGCGCAGGCCGAAGACGATCTGGTGCCGGTCAAGCTGCGCAAGGGCGGCCGCACGCTCGGCGGCAGCCTGACCTGGGAGAAGCCGCAGCATCTGGCCTCCTTTGCCGCCGACGGCCCGTTTGCCGGCGTCGTGGTCCCCAAGGACGTGACCGTGAGCCGTCAGGTGCTGGCCGAGCCCGATGCGGTGCTCGCCACCAAGAGCTGGGCCTCGCTGGAAGACGGCACGCCGCTGGTGACCGGCGAGCATCGCGGCAAGGGGCTGGTCAGCCTGTTCCACGTCAGCGCCGACATGCGCTGGTCGGATCTGCCGATGTCAGGCACCTTCGTCGAAATGCTGCGGCGGGTGGTCGACATCTCCGGCTACACCTCCAAACCCGGCGCAGGCGTCGCCGGCGAGGCGACCGCTGAGACGGTGGCGCCGCTGCACATCCTCGACGGCTTCGGCGCCTTCGGGCCGCCGCCGGCCACCGCAAAGCCGCTGCCCGCGGATTACCGCGACCGCGCCACGTCAGATCATCCGCCGGGCTTCTATGGCCCGGCCGAAGGACCGCTCGCCGTGAACACGCTTGCCAGCGCCGACCGCATCGCCGCGCTGAATACCACGGGCCTGCGCGCCCGGCACGCCACCTACACCAATGCCGAGCCGCGGGACCTGCGCGGCTGGCTGCTGTCGACGGCGCTGGCGCTATTCCTGGTCGACGCCATCATCGTCGCGGTGCTCGGCGGCGGGATCGCCGCGCTGCTGCGGCGCCGTGCGGCGCCCGCGATGATCGTGCTCGGCCTGCTGTTCGCCTCACTCTCGCCCGCGCCGTCACGCGCCGACAGCGCTACGGACGATTTCGCGATGAAGGCGACGTCGCAGACCCGCCTCGCCTATGTCGTGACAGGCAATGCCGACGTCGATTCCATCGTCAAGGCCGGGCTATCAGGACTGACGCTGTTCCTGGCGCAGCGCACCGCACTCGAAGCTGGCGATCCCGTCGGCATCGATCCCGCGCGCGACGAACTCGCCTTCTTCCCGCTGATCTACTGGCCGATCGTGCCGGGCGCGCCCAAGCCGCCGCAGGACGCCATCAACAAGATCGACGCCTACATGAAGCAGGGCGGCACCGTGCTGTTCGACACCCGCGACGCGATCGAAGCGCCGCCCGGCGCCAACGGCGCCGCGCAGACCCCGGGGATGCAGACGCTGCGCGAGATCCTGTCGTCGCTCGACGTGCCCGAGCTGGAGCCGGTGCCGCGCGAGCACGTGCTAACCAAGACCTTCTATTTGCTGCGCGACTTCCCCGGCCGCTTCGTCACCGGCCAGACCTGGGTCGAGGCCCTGCCGCGCGACGACGACGAGGACAACGCGCAGCGGCCGGCCCGCGGCGGCGACGGCGTCTCGCCGATCATCATCACCTCGAACGACCTTGCCGGCGCCTGGGCGGTGCGGCCCGACGGCCAGGCCATGCTGCCGGTGACCGGCGGAGACACGCGCCAGCGTGAATTCGCCTACCGCGCCGGCGCCAACATCGTGATGTACACGCTGACCGGCAATTACAAGGCCGACCAGGTGCATGCTCCCGCGCTGATCGAACGGCTGGGGCAATAG
- a CDS encoding DUF58 domain-containing protein: MAAENGHPAKEIIAIRRADGESRTLAASLPRLVLEARRIAANVIHGLHGRRRAGSGENFWQYRRFVSGEPAQNVDWRRSARDDHLYVRELEWEASHTVWIWPDRSPSMAFASKTARESKLERTLIVAFALAELLVAGGERVGIPGLMAPTTSRSIIDKMAQAMLHDDADRLSLPPSFVPAALAETIVLSDFWSPIAEIRTTLAGLSGSGAHGTLVQIVDPAEESFPYSGRVEFVEPEGFGVITAGRAESWAQDYTTRLALHRDQIRAETNKLDWLFTTHATDRSAAELLLFLHAGMQVSKSGARTTTIKAGPAA; this comes from the coding sequence ATGGCAGCGGAGAACGGGCACCCAGCGAAGGAGATCATCGCGATCCGACGTGCCGATGGCGAAAGCCGCACGCTCGCAGCCTCCTTGCCGCGCCTGGTGCTCGAAGCCCGCCGCATCGCCGCCAACGTCATCCATGGCCTGCACGGCCGCCGCCGCGCCGGCTCCGGCGAGAATTTCTGGCAATACCGCCGCTTCGTCTCCGGCGAGCCGGCGCAGAACGTCGATTGGCGCCGCTCGGCGCGCGACGACCATCTCTATGTCCGCGAGCTCGAATGGGAAGCCTCGCACACGGTGTGGATCTGGCCGGATCGTTCGCCGTCGATGGCGTTCGCCTCGAAGACCGCGCGCGAGTCAAAACTCGAGCGCACGCTGATCGTCGCCTTCGCGCTGGCCGAGTTGCTCGTCGCCGGCGGCGAACGCGTCGGCATTCCCGGCCTGATGGCGCCGACCACGAGCCGCAGCATCATCGACAAGATGGCGCAGGCGATGCTGCATGACGATGCCGACCGGCTGAGCCTGCCGCCGTCCTTCGTGCCGGCGGCGCTGGCCGAGACGATCGTGCTGTCGGACTTCTGGTCGCCGATCGCGGAGATCAGGACGACGCTCGCAGGCCTCTCAGGCTCCGGCGCGCATGGCACGCTGGTGCAGATCGTCGATCCCGCCGAGGAATCGTTCCCCTATTCCGGCCGCGTCGAGTTCGTCGAGCCGGAAGGCTTCGGCGTCATCACCGCCGGCCGCGCCGAAAGCTGGGCGCAGGATTACACCACGCGGCTGGCGCTGCACCGCGACCAGATTCGCGCCGAGACCAACAAGCTGGACTGGCTGTTCACCACGCACGCCACCGACCGCTCCGCCGCGGAGCTGCTGCTGTTCCTGCATGCCGGCATGCAGGTGAGCAAATCGGGCGCCCGCACCACGACGATCAAGGCGGGGCCGGCCGCATGA
- a CDS encoding AAA family ATPase produces MAESVEKLEDGIVRSAEQVSSQIRAAKDAIGSVIFGQDRVIENTLVTILSGGHALLIGVPGLAKTKLVETLGVTLGLDAKRIQFTPDLMPSDILGAEVLDESTAGKRAFRFISGPVFAQLLMADEINRASPRTQSALLQAMQEQHITVAGARHDLPKPFHVLATQNPLEQEGTYPLPEAQLDRFLMEIDVDYPDRDAERRILFETTGAEETLAKGSMTADALITAQRLIRRLPVGDSVVEAILSLVRSARPGSDAGEAGKFIAWGPGPRASQSLMLAVRARALIDGRLAPSVDDVLDLAEPVLKHRMALTFQARAEGRTIPDVIKQLKTRIG; encoded by the coding sequence ATGGCGGAGAGTGTCGAGAAACTCGAGGACGGGATCGTTCGTTCGGCCGAGCAGGTGTCGAGCCAGATTCGCGCGGCGAAGGATGCGATCGGGTCCGTCATCTTCGGCCAGGATCGCGTGATCGAGAACACGCTGGTCACGATCCTTTCCGGCGGCCATGCGCTGCTGATCGGCGTGCCCGGCCTTGCCAAGACCAAGCTGGTCGAAACGCTCGGCGTCACGCTCGGCCTGGATGCCAAGCGCATCCAGTTCACGCCCGACCTGATGCCGTCGGACATTCTCGGCGCCGAGGTGCTGGACGAGAGCACCGCAGGCAAGCGCGCCTTCCGCTTCATCTCGGGTCCGGTGTTCGCGCAGCTTCTGATGGCCGACGAGATCAACCGCGCCAGCCCGCGCACGCAATCGGCGCTGCTGCAGGCGATGCAGGAGCAGCACATCACGGTGGCCGGCGCGCGCCACGATCTGCCGAAGCCGTTCCACGTGCTCGCGACGCAGAACCCGCTGGAGCAGGAGGGCACCTATCCGCTGCCCGAAGCCCAGCTCGACCGTTTCCTGATGGAGATCGACGTCGACTATCCCGATCGCGACGCCGAGCGCCGCATCCTGTTCGAGACCACCGGCGCCGAGGAAACGCTGGCGAAAGGATCGATGACGGCGGACGCGCTGATCACCGCGCAGCGGCTGATCCGGCGCCTGCCGGTCGGCGATTCCGTGGTGGAGGCGATCCTGTCGCTGGTGCGCTCGGCCCGCCCGGGTTCGGACGCCGGCGAAGCCGGCAAGTTCATCGCCTGGGGCCCCGGCCCGCGCGCCAGCCAATCGCTGATGCTGGCGGTGCGCGCGCGTGCGCTGATCGACGGACGGCTGGCGCCCTCGGTCGACGACGTGCTCGACCTCGCCGAACCCGTGCTGAAGCACCGTATGGCGCTGACGTTCCAGGCGCGCGCCGAAGGCCGCACGATTCCGGACGTGATCAAGCAGCTCAAGACGCGGATCGGTTGA
- a CDS encoding DUF1285 domain-containing protein, protein MANQGQSADRGLEGLTAAAKSAANSEGAKKGLPPVHLWNPPFCGDLDIRIASDGTWFYLGTPIGRPALVRLFSTVLKREGDKHFLVTPVEKVGIRVDDAPFMAVEMQKDGEGEHRVLRFRTNVDDWVTCDAAHGLRFEQAEDGGLTPYLHVRADLWAKVTRALYYDLVDMGEERMVDGQPMFGVESSGEFFAMADAEQVRAAL, encoded by the coding sequence ATGGCGAACCAAGGGCAGAGTGCCGATCGCGGTCTTGAGGGGCTGACTGCTGCCGCCAAAAGTGCTGCCAATAGCGAAGGCGCCAAGAAGGGGCTGCCTCCGGTGCATCTGTGGAATCCGCCGTTTTGCGGCGATCTCGACATCCGAATCGCCTCAGATGGTACTTGGTTCTACTTGGGCACGCCAATCGGGCGTCCCGCTCTGGTCCGGCTGTTCTCGACCGTCCTCAAGCGCGAGGGCGACAAGCATTTCCTGGTCACGCCGGTGGAGAAGGTCGGCATCCGCGTCGACGATGCGCCTTTCATGGCGGTCGAGATGCAGAAGGACGGCGAGGGAGAGCATCGCGTGCTGCGCTTCCGCACCAATGTCGATGACTGGGTCACCTGCGATGCCGCGCATGGCTTGCGTTTCGAGCAGGCCGAGGACGGCGGGCTGACGCCGTACCTGCATGTTCGCGCCGATCTCTGGGCCAAGGTCACACGAGCGCTCTACTACGATCTGGTTGACATGGGCGAGGAGCGGATGGTCGATGGCCAGCCGATGTTCGGCGTCGAATCATCGGGCGAATTCTTCGCCATGGCCGATGCGGAGCAGGTGAGGGCCGCGCTTTGA
- a CDS encoding CoA pyrophosphatase, with amino-acid sequence MNKPILKSDPVAVGAADFFARSKTKLGFDVPLGLYDPNIIPASGDPGTDKMLEIVAREQPVRPAAVLIAVVDHPEPTILLTQRSAHLNDHAGQIAFPGGKIDATDSSPLDAALREAEEEVGLSRDFVEPLGYLDLYGTAFGFRILPTVARVRPGFELTINRSEVDDAFEVPLSFLMNPVNHQVHSKEFRGMERSYYAMPFAERYIWGATAGMLRVLYERIYSS; translated from the coding sequence TTGAACAAGCCTATCCTGAAAAGCGATCCTGTCGCCGTCGGCGCGGCGGATTTCTTCGCCCGCTCGAAGACGAAGCTCGGCTTCGACGTTCCGCTCGGCCTCTACGATCCGAACATCATTCCGGCTTCGGGCGATCCCGGCACCGACAAGATGCTCGAGATCGTCGCGCGCGAGCAGCCGGTGCGCCCCGCGGCGGTCCTGATCGCGGTGGTCGATCATCCCGAGCCGACCATCCTGCTGACACAGCGCTCGGCGCATCTCAACGACCATGCCGGCCAGATCGCTTTCCCCGGCGGCAAGATCGACGCGACCGATTCCTCGCCGCTGGACGCGGCGCTGCGCGAGGCCGAGGAGGAGGTCGGGTTGTCCAGAGACTTCGTCGAGCCGCTCGGCTATCTCGATCTCTACGGCACCGCCTTCGGTTTCCGCATCCTGCCGACGGTCGCGAGGGTCAGGCCCGGCTTCGAGCTCACCATCAACCGTTCCGAGGTTGATGACGCGTTCGAGGTGCCGCTATCCTTCCTGATGAATCCGGTGAACCATCAGGTGCACAGCAAGGAATTCCGCGGCATGGAGCGGTCCTATTACGCGATGCCGTTCGCGGAACGCTACATCTGGGGCGCGACGGCGGGCATGCTGCGTGTGCTCTATGAGCGGATCTATTCATCATGA
- a CDS encoding DUF6111 family protein, giving the protein MIRPVLTEIGIFLVPFAVYALFLAATRSGLFARSSWPVTVVARLVLAALVLVIAGLIGFAHFSGAAPDSTYVPAHIENGRLVPGVEK; this is encoded by the coding sequence ATGATCCGGCCGGTTCTGACCGAGATCGGAATCTTCCTCGTTCCCTTTGCCGTCTATGCGCTGTTCCTGGCCGCGACGCGCTCCGGCCTGTTCGCGCGATCGTCCTGGCCGGTGACCGTCGTTGCGCGGCTCGTCCTTGCCGCGCTGGTGCTGGTGATCGCGGGGCTGATCGGCTTTGCGCATTTCTCCGGCGCCGCCCCGGATTCGACCTACGTTCCCGCCCATATCGAGAACGGCCGGCTGGTGCCGGGCGTGGAAAAATAG
- a CDS encoding CCA tRNA nucleotidyltransferase → MSAEPIFAPILADAPWLTAGGTARVLQLLNADGEEARVVGGAVRNALLGLTPGDIDIATTARPEEVIRRAKAAGIKSVPTGIDHGTVTLVIDSHPYEVTTLREDTETFGRKAKVAFGRDWVKDAERRDFTMNGLSVDARGVVYDHVGGIADAKARRVRFIGDPDQRIAEDYLRILRFFRIHAAFGAGDPDRDGYLACIRGRAGLANLSAERVRMEMLKLLVAGGASAAVLAMAEGGLLQALTGGVAYTGPLSAMIAIERELGLAASSTRRLAALTVAVTEDAKRVAARLRLSNAETKALDSMGHRWWRFATKDEANGRRLLYRLGPERYHDRVLLGWARAGGDVTSTHWRALAELPQRWTAPKFPLKAADFIARGLAEGPALGHVLTLAEDAWLAADFPLDDAALATIADQAAARISRDERT, encoded by the coding sequence ATGAGCGCGGAGCCGATATTTGCCCCGATTCTTGCCGATGCGCCCTGGCTGACCGCAGGCGGGACCGCGCGCGTCCTGCAATTGCTCAACGCTGACGGCGAAGAGGCGCGGGTGGTCGGCGGCGCCGTGCGCAACGCGCTGCTCGGCCTGACGCCCGGCGACATCGACATCGCGACCACGGCGCGGCCGGAGGAGGTGATCCGGCGCGCCAAGGCTGCCGGCATCAAGAGCGTGCCGACCGGCATCGACCACGGCACAGTCACGCTGGTCATCGACAGCCACCCCTATGAAGTCACCACGCTGCGCGAGGACACCGAGACCTTCGGCCGCAAGGCCAAGGTCGCGTTCGGACGCGACTGGGTGAAGGACGCCGAGCGGCGCGACTTCACCATGAACGGCCTGTCGGTCGATGCGCGCGGCGTCGTCTACGACCATGTCGGCGGCATCGCGGATGCCAAAGCGCGCCGCGTGCGCTTCATCGGCGATCCCGACCAGCGCATCGCGGAGGATTATCTGCGTATCCTGCGCTTCTTCCGCATCCACGCCGCCTTCGGTGCCGGCGATCCCGACCGCGACGGCTATCTCGCTTGCATCCGGGGGCGTGCGGGTCTGGCCAACCTCTCGGCCGAGCGGGTGCGGATGGAGATGCTGAAGCTGCTGGTGGCCGGCGGCGCGTCCGCGGCAGTGCTGGCCATGGCCGAGGGCGGATTGCTGCAGGCGCTGACCGGCGGCGTCGCCTATACCGGGCCGCTGTCGGCGATGATCGCGATCGAGCGCGAGCTCGGCCTCGCTGCAAGCAGCACGCGGCGCCTCGCCGCGCTGACCGTCGCCGTGACCGAAGATGCCAAGCGGGTCGCCGCGCGGCTGCGGCTCTCCAATGCCGAAACCAAGGCACTGGATTCGATGGGCCATCGCTGGTGGCGCTTCGCCACCAAGGACGAGGCCAATGGGCGGCGTCTGCTCTATCGGCTCGGCCCCGAACGTTATCACGATCGTGTGTTGCTGGGCTGGGCGCGGGCCGGTGGCGACGTCACCTCGACGCACTGGCGCGCGCTCGCCGAACTGCCGCAGCGCTGGACTGCGCCGAAATTTCCGCTCAAGGCCGCCGACTTCATCGCGCGCGGTCTGGCGGAGGGACCCGCGCTTGGACATGTGTTGACGCTCGCCGAGGACGCTTGGCTTGCGGCGGATTTTCCACTAGATGATGCCGCGCTCGCTACCATCGCCGATCAAGCTGCGGCCCGCATCAGCCGCGATGAGAGAACGTGA
- a CDS encoding sulfite exporter TauE/SafE family protein → MTIVSGFADISIFQLLLVALMALFASIIGGLAGYGTGALMPLVLVPLVGAEPVVPIIAISAMFTNSSRALAYIRYADRRRALIVLACAGLTTALGAYGYTRLTNAGAALVIGSMLILSVPLRRVLRRRKVRIGDSGLAAGSVGYGVLVGGTSGSGVILLSLLMAAGLEGAAVIATDAMISLGTGLIKISVFGLAGAVTAQVLALALLIGAIAIPGAFLAKAFVERMPLHIHTAILDVAVITGGLVMISAAARQLIA, encoded by the coding sequence GTGACCATCGTCTCAGGCTTCGCCGACATCTCGATCTTTCAGCTCCTGCTGGTCGCGTTGATGGCGTTGTTTGCTTCGATCATCGGTGGTCTCGCCGGCTATGGCACCGGCGCCCTGATGCCGCTGGTGCTGGTGCCGCTGGTCGGCGCCGAGCCCGTGGTGCCGATCATCGCGATCTCCGCGATGTTCACCAATTCGAGCCGTGCACTCGCCTATATTCGTTATGCCGATCGCCGCCGCGCGCTGATCGTGCTCGCCTGCGCAGGCCTGACGACCGCACTCGGCGCCTATGGCTATACCCGCCTCACCAACGCCGGCGCGGCACTGGTGATCGGCTCGATGCTGATCCTCAGCGTGCCGCTGCGCCGCGTGCTCCGCCGCCGAAAGGTCAGGATCGGCGACAGCGGCCTTGCCGCTGGCTCGGTGGGTTACGGCGTGCTGGTCGGCGGTACCTCCGGCTCCGGCGTGATCCTGCTCTCGCTCCTGATGGCCGCGGGCCTCGAAGGCGCCGCCGTGATCGCAACGGACGCCATGATCTCGCTCGGTACCGGCCTGATCAAGATCTCGGTGTTCGGCCTGGCCGGCGCCGTCACCGCGCAGGTGCTCGCCCTCGCGCTGCTGATCGGCGCGATCGCGATCCCCGGCGCGTTCCTGGCAAAAGCTTTTGTGGAGCGGATGCCGCTGCACATCCACACCGCGATCCTCGATGTCGCGGTGATCACCGGCGGGCTGGTGATGATTTCAGCGGCGGCGAGGCAGCTGATCGCGTAG
- the mdoH gene encoding glucans biosynthesis glucosyltransferase MdoH, which translates to MDALKRSQAPLPSAPARPFLPPESPLTMLPCRLDHAAGVRQSQAPASASLTARRLFIFAGTALLTLAGAYGMYDVVKIGGVTFLEALLLGLFLVLLAWVAFSFMSALAGFFVLLTRGQVSLPIDTTDPLPPITTRTAMLMPTYNEDPHHVMARLRAMYESVEATGYGAQFDWFLLSDTTDPDVWISEEMAFIQLRRACGGDRLYYRHRSDNTARKSGNIADWVTRFGAAYDHMIVLDADSLMEADTIVRIVHAMERHPTCALMQTQPVIVNARTLFSRLQQFSGRVYGPLITAGNAWWHGGDSNYWGHNAIIRIQAFAAEAGLPELRGRKPFGGHILSHDFVEAALMRRAGWGIYMVPAVRGSFEEVPPSLLDFAGRDRRWCQGNLQHLAVLPARGLHWVSRLHLLTGIGSYVTAPLWLLFLLLGLLISLQAHFIRPEYFPKGFSLFPSWPQQDPVLAAWVFAATMGLLILPKLLAYLVLISNRDERAGFAGSFRALAGVVCETFVAALLAPCMMILQTKAVVEILAGRDAGWQVQRRGDGRPARGEVYRKLAGPTLFGLALSLCAYAVSLPLLLWMSPVVLGLLLSIPLGIITSSRLSAPGVFATPETNSSPAVVLRANELAASERTEMAGALHQLGRDPELLAEHLGSLSPASPRRFGLVDVPLATATAKVEQCESQEDAAAWLDRSELHAVLGHPTLLKQVLEMPPGRQE; encoded by the coding sequence GCTGCCGTGCAGGCTGGATCACGCAGCCGGCGTCCGGCAATCGCAAGCGCCGGCGAGCGCTAGCCTGACGGCTCGCCGTCTCTTCATCTTTGCCGGTACGGCCTTGCTGACGCTTGCAGGCGCCTACGGCATGTACGACGTGGTGAAAATTGGCGGTGTCACCTTTCTCGAGGCGCTGCTGCTCGGCCTGTTCCTTGTGCTGCTCGCCTGGGTCGCGTTCTCGTTCATGTCCGCCCTTGCCGGATTTTTCGTGCTGCTGACGCGCGGCCAGGTCAGCCTGCCGATCGACACGACAGACCCGCTGCCTCCCATCACCACGCGCACCGCCATGCTGATGCCGACCTATAACGAGGACCCCCATCATGTGATGGCCCGGCTGCGCGCAATGTATGAATCCGTCGAAGCGACCGGATATGGCGCACAATTCGACTGGTTCTTGCTGAGCGATACGACCGACCCGGACGTCTGGATCAGCGAAGAGATGGCCTTCATCCAGCTGCGCCGTGCCTGCGGCGGAGATCGGCTGTACTACCGGCATCGCTCCGACAACACCGCGCGGAAGTCCGGAAACATCGCCGACTGGGTCACCAGGTTTGGCGCGGCCTATGATCACATGATCGTCCTCGACGCGGACAGCCTCATGGAGGCTGACACGATCGTTCGCATCGTCCACGCGATGGAACGCCACCCCACTTGCGCGCTGATGCAGACGCAGCCTGTCATCGTCAACGCGCGCACCCTGTTCAGCAGGCTGCAGCAATTTTCGGGACGCGTGTACGGTCCCCTCATCACGGCGGGCAATGCCTGGTGGCACGGCGGCGACAGCAACTATTGGGGCCACAACGCCATCATCCGGATACAGGCCTTCGCTGCGGAGGCCGGACTGCCCGAACTCCGCGGTCGCAAACCTTTCGGAGGACACATCCTCAGCCATGATTTTGTCGAGGCCGCGTTGATGCGCCGCGCCGGCTGGGGGATCTATATGGTCCCGGCGGTTCGCGGCAGCTTCGAAGAGGTCCCGCCGTCGCTGCTGGACTTTGCGGGGAGAGACCGTCGCTGGTGCCAGGGAAACCTGCAGCATCTCGCGGTTCTGCCGGCGCGCGGGCTGCACTGGGTTTCGAGGCTGCATCTGCTCACCGGCATCGGCTCCTACGTGACGGCGCCGCTCTGGCTTCTGTTCCTGTTGCTCGGTCTGCTCATCTCGCTGCAGGCGCACTTCATCCGGCCCGAATACTTTCCGAAGGGCTTCAGTTTGTTTCCCAGCTGGCCGCAACAGGACCCGGTGCTTGCGGCCTGGGTCTTTGCCGCGACAATGGGGCTTCTGATCCTGCCGAAGCTGCTGGCCTATCTGGTTCTGATCAGCAATCGTGACGAACGAGCCGGATTTGCAGGAAGCTTTCGTGCTCTGGCGGGTGTCGTTTGCGAGACGTTCGTGGCTGCATTGCTAGCGCCCTGCATGATGATCCTCCAGACCAAGGCCGTCGTGGAAATTCTCGCCGGCCGGGACGCAGGCTGGCAAGTGCAGCGCCGAGGCGATGGACGGCCTGCCCGCGGCGAAGTCTATCGAAAGCTCGCCGGACCGACACTGTTCGGCCTCGCCCTGTCGCTCTGCGCCTATGCGGTCTCCTTGCCCCTGCTGCTCTGGATGTCGCCGGTGGTGCTGGGACTGCTGCTTTCGATCCCGTTGGGGATCATCACCTCTTCGCGGCTGAGCGCGCCCGGAGTCTTTGCCACGCCGGAAACCAACAGCTCGCCTGCCGTGGTGCTGCGCGCGAACGAGCTCGCCGCATCCGAGCGCACTGAAATGGCCGGGGCTCTACACCAGCTCGGCCGGGACCCTGAATTGCTGGCCGAGCATCTGGGCTCGCTGTCGCCTGCCAGCCCGCGCAGATTTGGGCTCGTCGACGTGCCTCTTGCGACCGCAACCGCCAAGGTCGAGCAATGCGAAAGCCAGGAGGATGCCGCTGCCTGGCTCGACAGATCCGAACTGCACGCCGTGCTTGGCCATCCGACGCTGCTCAAACAGGTCCTTGAGATGCCTCCAGGCAGGCAGGAATAG